Proteins from a single region of Streptomyces spinoverrucosus:
- a CDS encoding PQQ-dependent sugar dehydrogenase has protein sequence MTSRTRRVEGTMIVQRRAVTAVLATATLLLTAGCSSDDGGGGPSEGSATPSRTAAQSSPSGAAAEQTPPAKGSVKVVRTVTEGLSSPWGLAALPDGDLLVSSRDEGTITRVDTETGRKTELGEVPGVSPAGEGGLMGLALSPDYASDHMIYAYFTSASDNRIVRMLYDEQKPAGEQLGAPDTIFRGIPKGFIHNGGRIAFGPDKMLYAGTGESGEEGLSQDRESLGGKILRMTPEGEPAPGNPFPESTVYSYGHRNVQGIAWDAKQRLFAAEFGQNTWDELNAIKPGDNYGWPEVEGRSDDSAYRNPIAQWSTDEASPSGIAYAEGSIWMAGLRGERLWRIPLDGTEASADPQPFLEGDHGRLRTVLAADGNKLWLVTSETDGRGSPGDGDDRILELEVS, from the coding sequence ATGACAAGTAGGACTCGCCGCGTCGAAGGGACCATGATCGTGCAACGTCGAGCTGTGACGGCCGTTCTGGCCACGGCCACCCTCCTGCTCACGGCCGGCTGCTCCTCCGACGACGGGGGAGGCGGCCCCTCCGAGGGGAGCGCGACCCCGAGTCGTACGGCGGCGCAGTCGTCGCCCTCAGGAGCGGCCGCAGAGCAGACTCCCCCCGCGAAGGGCTCGGTCAAGGTCGTGCGCACGGTCACCGAGGGCCTCAGCAGCCCCTGGGGCCTGGCCGCGCTGCCCGACGGCGACCTGCTCGTCTCCTCCCGCGACGAGGGCACGATCACGCGCGTCGACACGGAGACGGGCAGAAAGACCGAGCTGGGCGAGGTGCCCGGGGTGTCCCCGGCGGGCGAGGGCGGCCTGATGGGCCTCGCGCTCTCCCCGGACTACGCCTCGGACCACATGATCTACGCGTACTTCACCTCGGCCTCGGACAACCGCATCGTCCGCATGCTGTACGACGAGCAGAAGCCCGCGGGCGAACAGCTGGGCGCGCCCGACACCATATTCCGGGGCATCCCCAAGGGCTTCATCCACAACGGCGGCCGGATCGCCTTCGGCCCGGACAAGATGCTGTACGCGGGCACGGGCGAGAGCGGAGAGGAGGGTCTGTCCCAGGACAGGGAGTCGCTCGGCGGCAAGATCCTGCGCATGACCCCGGAGGGCGAGCCGGCCCCGGGCAATCCGTTCCCGGAGTCGACGGTGTACTCGTACGGCCACCGCAATGTGCAGGGCATCGCCTGGGACGCCAAGCAGCGCCTGTTCGCCGCCGAGTTCGGCCAGAACACCTGGGACGAGCTGAACGCGATCAAGCCCGGCGACAACTACGGCTGGCCGGAGGTGGAGGGCAGGTCCGACGACTCCGCGTACCGCAACCCGATAGCCCAGTGGAGCACCGACGAGGCCTCCCCCAGCGGCATCGCCTACGCCGAGGGCTCCATCTGGATGGCGGGCCTGCGCGGCGAACGCCTGTGGCGCATACCCCTGGACGGCACGGAAGCCTCGGCCGACCCCCAGCCCTTCCTGGAGGGCGACCACGGCCGCCTGCGCACGGTCCTCGCGGCCGACGGCAACAAACTGTGGCTGGTGACGAGCGAGACGGACGGCCGGGGTTCCCCGGGGGACGGGGACGACCGGATTCTGGAGCTGGAGGTCAGCTAA
- a CDS encoding 2-hydroxyacid dehydrogenase, giving the protein MTADVWLPIRPEEIEGLPDGPQYRFWNGEETFPADPADCAFYVVPYMKPSEVGVRPMARMTSVQVVQTLSAGTDHVEPGLGHLPPGVRLCNARGVHEASTAELTLTLILASLRGIPDFVRAQDRGEWRGGFRPALADKNVLIVGYGAIGAAIEDRLAPFELARVARVARSGRTTARGPVQPLTELPGLLPEADVVILSTPLTETTRGLVNGEFLGRMKDGALLVNVARGPVVDTKALLAELESGRITAALDVTDPEPLPPSHPLWQAPGVLISPHVGGPTSAFMPRAKRLLVDQLHRFVNREPLRNVILTTGARGA; this is encoded by the coding sequence ATGACTGCTGACGTGTGGCTTCCCATCCGGCCGGAGGAGATCGAGGGGCTTCCGGACGGCCCGCAGTACCGTTTCTGGAACGGTGAGGAAACGTTCCCCGCGGACCCCGCCGACTGCGCCTTCTACGTCGTCCCCTACATGAAGCCTTCCGAGGTCGGCGTACGGCCGATGGCCCGGATGACCTCCGTGCAGGTCGTGCAGACGCTCTCCGCCGGTACCGATCATGTCGAGCCGGGGCTCGGGCACCTGCCCCCGGGGGTGCGCCTGTGCAACGCGCGCGGGGTGCACGAGGCGAGTACCGCCGAGCTCACGCTCACCCTGATCCTCGCCTCGCTGCGCGGGATTCCGGACTTCGTCAGGGCGCAGGACAGGGGCGAGTGGCGCGGCGGTTTCCGGCCGGCGCTCGCCGACAAGAACGTGCTCATCGTCGGGTACGGCGCCATCGGCGCGGCCATCGAGGACCGGCTCGCACCCTTTGAGCTCGCGCGGGTGGCGCGCGTCGCGCGCTCAGGGCGCACCACGGCGCGCGGCCCCGTGCAACCGCTCACCGAACTGCCGGGACTGCTGCCCGAGGCGGATGTCGTGATCCTTTCCACGCCGCTGACCGAAACCACCCGGGGGCTGGTGAACGGCGAGTTCCTGGGGCGGATGAAGGACGGCGCGCTGCTCGTCAACGTCGCCCGCGGTCCCGTTGTGGACACCAAGGCGCTGCTCGCGGAGCTGGAGAGTGGCCGGATCACCGCGGCCCTCGACGTCACCGATCCGGAACCGCTGCCGCCCTCGCATCCCTTGTGGCAGGCGCCCGGCGTGCTGATCAGCCCCCATGTCGGCGGCCCCACGTCCGCGTTCATGCCGCGCGCCAAGAGGCTGCTCGTGGACCAGTTGCACCGCTTCGTGAACCGGGAGCCGCTGCGCAACGTGATCCTTACGACGGGCGCGAGGGGTGCGTAG
- the ilvN gene encoding acetolactate synthase small subunit, which produces MSKHTLSVLVENTPGILARIAALFSRRGFNIDSLAVGVTEHPDISRITIVVNVEDLPLEQVTKQLNKLVNVLKIVELEPAQAVQRELVLVKVRADNETRSQIVEIVQLFRAKTVDVSPEAVTIEATGSSDKLEAMLKMLEQFGIKELVQSGTIAIGRGARSITDRSLRALDRSA; this is translated from the coding sequence ATGTCCAAGCACACGCTCTCCGTCCTGGTGGAGAACACGCCGGGCATCCTGGCCCGGATCGCCGCCCTGTTCTCCCGCCGCGGCTTCAACATCGACTCGCTCGCGGTCGGCGTCACCGAGCACCCCGACATCTCCCGCATCACCATCGTGGTGAACGTCGAGGACCTGCCGTTGGAGCAGGTGACCAAGCAGCTCAACAAGCTGGTCAACGTGCTGAAGATCGTCGAGCTGGAGCCGGCGCAGGCCGTGCAGCGCGAACTCGTTCTGGTGAAGGTGCGCGCCGACAACGAGACGCGCTCCCAGATCGTCGAGATCGTCCAGCTGTTCCGCGCCAAGACCGTCGACGTCTCCCCGGAGGCCGTCACCATCGAGGCCACCGGCTCCAGCGACAAGCTGGAGGCGATGCTGAAGATGCTGGAGCAGTTCGGCATCAAGGAACTGGTCCAGTCCGGCACGATCGCGATCGGACGCGGTGCGCGTTCGATCACGGACCGCTCGCTGCGCGCGCTGGACCGATCGGCGTAA
- a CDS encoding aldo/keto reductase: MERRTIGAAALAVGAVGLGCMPMSWAYSTSRQRGDASLRAVHRALDLGSTLLDTADMYGPFTNELLVGRVLKERRSDAFVSTKVGLLVGEQHIVANGRPGYVKRACDASLRRLQTDVIDLYQLHRSDPEVPVEETWGAMAELVQAGKVRALGLCAVGARGGRRSGTRLHDATIRQLQRVQQVFPVSAVEAELSVWSPEALDALLPWCEARGIGFLAAMPLGNGFLTGTLTPGEGFEPDDMRARHPRFTAEMMAANQPIVAGLRRVAARHGEDVTPAQVALAWVLAQGRHVVPVPGAKRERWVTENAGAVGVRLTAEDLAEVSGLPGAQGSWD; encoded by the coding sequence GTGGAGCGCAGGACGATCGGCGCGGCGGCGCTCGCGGTGGGGGCCGTCGGACTCGGGTGCATGCCGATGAGCTGGGCGTACAGCACGTCACGGCAGCGGGGCGACGCGTCGCTGCGGGCCGTGCACCGGGCGCTCGATCTGGGCTCGACGCTGCTGGACACGGCCGACATGTACGGCCCGTTCACCAACGAGCTGTTGGTGGGGCGGGTGTTGAAGGAGCGGCGCTCCGATGCCTTTGTGTCGACCAAGGTGGGGCTGCTGGTGGGTGAGCAGCACATCGTGGCCAACGGCCGCCCCGGCTATGTGAAGCGGGCCTGCGACGCCTCGCTGCGGCGGCTGCAGACCGACGTGATCGACCTCTACCAGCTCCACCGCTCGGACCCCGAGGTCCCCGTCGAGGAGACCTGGGGCGCGATGGCGGAACTCGTGCAGGCCGGAAAGGTGCGGGCGTTGGGGTTGTGCGCCGTGGGTGCGCGGGGCGGACGCCGGTCCGGGACGCGGCTGCACGACGCGACGATCCGGCAGTTGCAGCGGGTCCAGCAGGTCTTTCCGGTGAGCGCGGTCGAGGCGGAGCTGTCGGTGTGGTCGCCGGAGGCGCTGGACGCGCTGCTGCCCTGGTGCGAGGCCCGCGGTATCGGCTTCCTGGCCGCGATGCCGCTCGGCAACGGCTTCCTGACCGGCACGCTCACGCCGGGCGAGGGCTTCGAACCGGACGACATGCGCGCCCGGCATCCGCGCTTCACGGCGGAGATGATGGCGGCGAACCAGCCGATAGTGGCGGGCCTGCGCCGCGTCGCCGCCCGCCACGGCGAGGACGTCACCCCGGCCCAGGTGGCCCTGGCGTGGGTGCTGGCCCAGGGGCGGCACGTGGTGCCGGTGCCGGGGGCGAAGCGGGAACGGTGGGTGACGGAGAACGCCGGGGCGGTGGGGGTGCGCCTGACGGCGGAGGATCTGGCGGAGGTGTCGGGGTTGCCGGGGGCGCAGGGGTCCTGGGACTGA
- a CDS encoding putative bifunctional diguanylate cyclase/phosphodiesterase has protein sequence MNAPSPATATLDQALRPHRAPGALLPRPPASRAGSGMYHQLVLALLCAGYAVGSAVGWGSDQLALIMGDFGLSAAAGAAAVSCFLYAHSRRVRFRSAWLLFALSSAMAALGNGVWGWYEVVLGQPVPSPSYADLFFLCFAPPAIVGLLVLAKRPVTKAGWVCLALDAWLIGGSLVTLSWSLALAQAAKGGGPGVAHTALSLAYPLLDIALVSMVLALHFRRSGANRSAVNTAIGALALTVMCDALFTSPLLHDNYHSGQLLDAGWFAGSLLLAYAPWATPRPGQPGDEPHARVVHEHVPGQRGNAHPHPSAQQGEPSRYPATRPLSGSLAALTPYLAAAVCTLGILYNVLNGRSVDRVVLLTGGTVVLALVVRQGIMLLDNITLTQELAQKENHFRSLVQGSSDVIMIAAPNGILRYVSPAAAGVYGRPAEDLVGSELAELIHPEDLGCVVHEVRRFLAASPLEEPTTRIECRFRSGEGGWLNVESTVNRHHGGLIFNSRDVTERVRLQAQLQHNAEHDPLTDLPNRALFTKRVQQALSGRRSTDRGAALRGTAVLFIDLDGFKAVNDTIGHQAGDELLVQAARRLQEAVRQGDTASRLGGDEFAALIVGDGARDRAARERNILELADRLRVTLSQPYLIDGNDVRVAASIGVAFAEPGLGAGELLRNADLAMYRAKSAGKGRVELYKPQMQQDVVRKAELATRLRAALHDGEFTLLHQPVVCLEDGRITSVTAQARWRSSQGVLFTPAEFLRVAEDGDRTAELSRWMLAQAVEQAAERAATGHAVPVAVRMAARRLLDRSMPLGSVEALLTRHGLPSGALVIELSDIDAKVPLDDLERRLGALRRLGVRIALDGFGSGCPAITALRRLPVDVLKLERGLVEGVVESARLHKITSGLLRIAGDLGLQSVADGVDLPEQVVALRAMGCTHGQGMAFSGPLDEYRLRRALSSGQYPVPHGPAEPAFAGGAATYTGGVTTVFGGATPVATPVGTPLAQPLRSHNETPVPPT, from the coding sequence GTGAACGCGCCCTCGCCGGCCACGGCCACCCTCGATCAGGCGCTGCGGCCGCACCGCGCGCCGGGCGCCCTGCTGCCCCGGCCGCCGGCCTCCCGCGCCGGGTCGGGCATGTACCACCAACTCGTCCTGGCCCTGCTGTGCGCGGGCTACGCCGTCGGCTCCGCGGTCGGCTGGGGCTCGGACCAGCTCGCCCTGATCATGGGCGACTTCGGGCTGAGCGCCGCGGCCGGCGCGGCCGCCGTGTCGTGCTTCCTGTACGCGCACAGCCGCCGCGTCCGGTTCCGCTCGGCCTGGCTGCTGTTCGCCCTCTCCTCGGCGATGGCCGCCCTGGGCAACGGGGTCTGGGGGTGGTACGAGGTCGTCCTCGGGCAGCCCGTGCCCAGCCCCAGCTACGCCGACCTGTTCTTCCTGTGCTTCGCGCCGCCCGCCATCGTGGGCCTGCTGGTCCTCGCCAAGCGGCCGGTGACGAAGGCGGGCTGGGTCTGCCTCGCCCTGGACGCCTGGCTGATCGGCGGCTCCCTGGTCACCCTGTCGTGGAGCCTCGCGCTCGCCCAGGCGGCCAAGGGCGGCGGCCCCGGCGTCGCGCACACCGCGCTGTCGCTGGCGTACCCGCTGCTCGACATCGCCCTGGTCAGCATGGTGCTCGCGCTGCACTTCCGGCGCTCGGGCGCGAACCGCTCCGCGGTGAACACCGCGATCGGCGCGCTCGCCCTGACCGTGATGTGCGACGCCCTGTTCACCTCACCGCTGCTGCACGACAACTACCACTCGGGCCAACTGCTGGACGCGGGCTGGTTCGCCGGCTCGCTGCTCCTGGCGTACGCCCCCTGGGCCACCCCGCGCCCCGGACAGCCCGGCGACGAGCCGCACGCGCGCGTGGTCCACGAGCACGTGCCCGGTCAGCGCGGCAACGCCCACCCGCACCCCTCCGCACAACAGGGAGAGCCCAGCCGGTATCCGGCCACCCGGCCGCTCAGCGGCTCGCTGGCCGCGCTCACGCCGTACCTCGCCGCGGCCGTCTGCACGCTGGGGATCCTCTACAACGTGCTCAACGGCCGCAGCGTCGACCGCGTGGTGCTGCTCACCGGCGGCACGGTCGTGCTCGCGCTCGTGGTGCGCCAGGGGATCATGCTGCTCGACAACATCACCCTCACCCAGGAACTGGCGCAGAAGGAGAACCACTTCCGCTCCTTGGTGCAGGGCTCCAGCGACGTCATCATGATCGCCGCGCCCAACGGCATCCTCCGATACGTGTCGCCGGCCGCCGCCGGGGTCTACGGACGCCCGGCGGAGGACCTGGTGGGGAGCGAACTGGCCGAACTCATCCACCCGGAGGACCTGGGCTGCGTGGTGCACGAGGTGCGCCGCTTCCTCGCCGCCAGCCCCCTGGAGGAACCCACCACGCGCATCGAGTGCCGCTTCCGGTCCGGCGAGGGCGGCTGGCTGAACGTCGAGTCGACCGTCAACCGGCACCACGGCGGCCTGATCTTCAACAGCCGGGACGTGACCGAAAGAGTGCGCCTGCAGGCGCAGTTGCAGCACAACGCCGAGCACGACCCGCTCACCGACCTGCCCAACCGCGCGCTGTTCACCAAGCGCGTCCAGCAGGCCCTGTCCGGTCGCCGCAGCACCGACCGCGGTGCCGCCCTGCGGGGCACGGCCGTGCTCTTCATCGACCTGGACGGATTCAAGGCCGTCAACGACACGATCGGGCACCAGGCCGGGGACGAGCTGCTCGTCCAGGCCGCGCGCAGACTCCAGGAGGCGGTCCGCCAGGGCGACACCGCGTCCCGGCTGGGCGGCGACGAGTTCGCGGCCCTGATCGTCGGCGACGGCGCTCGGGACCGGGCCGCCCGCGAACGGAACATCCTGGAGCTCGCCGACCGCCTCAGGGTGACGCTGTCGCAGCCGTATCTCATCGACGGCAACGATGTCCGGGTCGCCGCGTCCATCGGCGTCGCCTTCGCCGAACCGGGCCTCGGCGCGGGCGAGCTGCTGCGCAACGCCGACCTTGCGATGTACCGCGCGAAGTCGGCCGGCAAGGGCCGGGTCGAGCTGTACAAGCCACAGATGCAGCAGGACGTCGTACGCAAGGCGGAGCTGGCCACCCGGCTGCGGGCCGCGCTGCACGACGGCGAGTTCACGCTGCTGCACCAGCCGGTGGTGTGCCTGGAGGACGGCCGGATCACGTCGGTCACCGCGCAGGCGCGCTGGCGGTCGTCCCAAGGGGTGCTGTTCACGCCCGCGGAGTTCCTGCGCGTGGCCGAGGACGGCGACAGGACGGCCGAGCTGAGCCGCTGGATGCTGGCGCAGGCCGTGGAACAGGCCGCCGAACGCGCCGCCACCGGCCACGCCGTACCGGTCGCCGTCCGGATGGCCGCCCGCCGGCTGCTGGACCGGTCGATGCCCCTCGGCTCCGTCGAGGCGCTGCTGACCCGGCACGGGCTGCCGTCCGGGGCGCTGGTCATCGAGCTGTCCGACATCGATGCCAAGGTCCCCCTGGACGACCTGGAGCGCCGCCTGGGCGCCCTCAGGAGGCTCGGCGTGCGTATCGCGCTGGACGGCTTCGGCAGCGGCTGCCCGGCCATCACGGCGCTCAGGCGACTCCCCGTGGACGTGCTGAAGCTGGAACGGGGTCTGGTCGAGGGCGTCGTCGAGTCCGCGCGGCTGCACAAGATCACCAGCGGGCTGTTGCGCATCGCCGGCGATCTCGGCCTGCAGTCCGTGGCGGACGGCGTGGATCTGCCCGAGCAGGTCGTCGCCCTGCGCGCGATGGGCTGTACGCACGGCCAGGGCATGGCCTTCTCCGGGCCACTGGACGAGTACCGGCTGCGCCGGGCGCTCAGTTCCGGCCAATATCCGGTGCCGCACGGGCCGGCCGAGCCCGCCTTCGCGGGCGGCGCGGCGACGTACACGGGAGGGGTGACCACCGTCTTCGGCGGGGCCACGCCCGTGGCCACACCGGTCGGCACACCCCTGGCCCAACCCCTGCGCTCACATAATGAGACTCCCGTCCCACCCACTTGA
- the ilvC gene encoding ketol-acid reductoisomerase has product MAELFYDADADLSIIQGRKVAVIGYGSQGHAHALSLRDSGVDVRVGLHEGSKSKAKAEEQGLRVVTPAEAAAEADVIMILVPDPIQAQVYEEHIAPNLKDGDALFFGHGFNIRFGFIKPPAGVDVCMVAPKGPGHLVRRQYEEGRGVPCIAAVEQDASGGAFALALSYAKGIGGTRAGVIKTTFTEETETDLFGEQAVLCGGTAALVKAGFETLTEAGYQPEIAYFECLHELKLIVDLMYEGGLEKMRWSISETAEWGDYVTGPRIITDATKAEMKKVLAEIQDGTFAQAWMDEYHGGLKKYNEYKQQDSEHLLETTGKELRKLMSWVNEEA; this is encoded by the coding sequence GTGGCCGAGCTGTTCTACGACGCCGACGCCGACCTGTCCATCATCCAGGGCCGCAAGGTCGCGGTCATCGGTTACGGCAGCCAGGGCCACGCCCACGCCCTGTCGCTGCGTGACTCGGGTGTCGACGTCCGCGTCGGTCTGCACGAGGGCTCCAAGTCCAAGGCCAAGGCCGAGGAGCAGGGTCTGCGCGTGGTCACCCCGGCGGAGGCCGCCGCCGAGGCCGACGTCATCATGATCCTCGTCCCGGACCCGATCCAGGCCCAGGTCTACGAGGAGCACATCGCCCCGAACCTGAAGGACGGCGACGCGCTGTTCTTCGGCCACGGCTTCAACATCCGCTTCGGCTTCATCAAGCCCCCGGCCGGCGTCGACGTCTGCATGGTCGCCCCCAAGGGCCCGGGCCACCTGGTGCGCCGTCAGTACGAGGAGGGCCGCGGCGTTCCCTGCATCGCCGCCGTCGAGCAGGACGCCTCCGGAGGCGCCTTCGCGCTGGCCCTGTCGTACGCCAAGGGCATCGGTGGCACCCGCGCCGGCGTCATCAAAACGACGTTCACCGAGGAGACCGAGACCGACCTGTTCGGTGAGCAGGCGGTGCTCTGCGGTGGTACGGCCGCCCTGGTGAAGGCCGGTTTCGAGACGCTGACCGAGGCCGGCTACCAGCCCGAGATCGCGTACTTCGAGTGCCTGCACGAGCTGAAGCTGATCGTGGACCTCATGTACGAGGGCGGCCTGGAGAAGATGCGCTGGTCGATCTCCGAGACCGCCGAGTGGGGCGACTACGTCACCGGCCCGCGGATCATCACCGACGCCACCAAGGCCGAGATGAAGAAGGTTCTGGCGGAGATCCAGGACGGTACCTTCGCGCAGGCCTGGATGGACGAGTACCACGGCGGTCTGAAGAAGTACAACGAGTACAAGCAGCAGGACTCCGAGCACCTGCTGGAGACCACGGGCAAGGAGCTGCGCAAGCTGATGTCCTGGGTGAACGAGGAGGCCTGA
- a CDS encoding acetolactate synthase large subunit, with the protein MPMTEQATGAHHPQPRPRSGGQSAPEHVTGAQSLIRSLEEVGADTVFGIPGGAILPAYDPLMDSGKVRHVLVRHEQGAGHAATGYAQATGKVGVCMATSGPGATNLVTPIADAHMDSVPLVAITGQVASKAIGTDAFQEADIVGITMPITKHNFLVTKAEDIPRVIAQAFHIAATGRPGPVLVDIAKDALQAKTTFSWPPTMDLPGYRPVTKPHAKQIREAAKLITSAKRPVLYVGGGVIKAKATAELKVLAELTGAPVTTTLMALGAFPDSHPLHVGMPGMHGAVAAVTALQKADLIVALGARFDDRVTGKLDSFAPYAKIVHADIDPAEIGKNRAADVPIVGDAREVIADLIQAVQKEHSDGHQGDYEAWWKDLNRWRDTYPLGYDQPEDGSLSPQQVIERIGQLAPEGTIFAAGVGQHQMWAAHFIQYDRPATWLNSGGAGTMGYAVPAAMGAKAGAPDKAVWAIDGDGCFQMTNQELTTCALNNIPIKVAVINNGALGMVRQWQTLFYNQRYSNTVLHSGPDDVNPQARGTRVPDFVKLSEAMGCYAIRCEDPADLDKVIEEANSINDRPVVVDFIVHEDAMVWPMVAAGTSNDEIMAARDVRPDFGDNEDD; encoded by the coding sequence ATGCCGATGACCGAGCAGGCCACCGGGGCCCATCACCCGCAGCCGCGGCCCCGATCCGGAGGACAGTCCGCACCCGAGCACGTCACGGGTGCGCAGTCCCTCATCCGCTCTCTCGAGGAGGTCGGCGCCGACACGGTATTCGGCATTCCCGGCGGCGCGATCCTTCCGGCGTACGACCCGCTGATGGACTCCGGCAAGGTCCGCCACGTGCTGGTGCGGCACGAGCAGGGCGCCGGTCACGCGGCCACCGGCTACGCGCAGGCCACCGGCAAGGTCGGCGTCTGCATGGCGACCTCCGGCCCCGGCGCCACCAACCTGGTCACGCCGATCGCCGACGCGCACATGGACTCGGTGCCGCTGGTCGCGATCACCGGTCAGGTCGCCTCCAAGGCGATCGGCACGGACGCCTTCCAGGAGGCGGACATCGTCGGCATCACCATGCCGATCACCAAGCACAACTTCCTGGTCACCAAGGCCGAGGACATCCCCCGGGTGATCGCGCAGGCGTTCCACATCGCCGCCACCGGCCGCCCCGGCCCGGTCCTGGTCGACATCGCCAAGGACGCCCTCCAGGCGAAGACCACCTTCTCCTGGCCGCCCACCATGGACCTGCCCGGCTACCGGCCCGTCACCAAGCCGCACGCCAAGCAGATCCGCGAGGCCGCCAAGCTGATCACCTCCGCCAAGCGGCCGGTGCTGTACGTCGGCGGCGGCGTGATCAAGGCCAAGGCCACCGCCGAGCTGAAGGTCCTCGCCGAGCTCACCGGAGCGCCCGTCACCACCACCCTGATGGCGCTCGGCGCGTTCCCCGACAGCCACCCGCTGCACGTCGGCATGCCCGGCATGCACGGTGCGGTCGCCGCCGTCACCGCGCTGCAGAAGGCCGACCTGATCGTCGCGCTCGGCGCCCGCTTCGACGACCGCGTCACCGGCAAGCTGGACAGCTTCGCCCCGTACGCCAAGATCGTGCACGCCGACATCGACCCGGCCGAGATCGGCAAGAACCGCGCCGCCGACGTGCCGATCGTCGGAGACGCCCGCGAGGTCATCGCCGATCTGATCCAGGCCGTGCAGAAGGAGCACAGCGACGGCCACCAGGGCGACTACGAGGCCTGGTGGAAGGACCTCAACCGCTGGCGCGACACCTACCCGCTCGGCTACGACCAGCCCGAGGACGGCTCGCTCTCCCCGCAGCAGGTCATCGAGCGCATCGGCCAACTCGCCCCCGAGGGCACGATCTTCGCGGCCGGCGTCGGCCAGCACCAGATGTGGGCCGCGCACTTCATCCAGTACGACAGGCCCGCCACCTGGCTCAACTCCGGCGGCGCCGGGACGATGGGGTACGCGGTCCCGGCCGCGATGGGCGCCAAGGCCGGAGCCCCGGACAAGGCGGTCTGGGCGATCGACGGCGACGGCTGCTTCCAGATGACCAATCAGGAGCTCACCACCTGCGCCCTGAACAACATCCCGATCAAGGTCGCCGTCATCAACAACGGCGCCCTCGGGATGGTCCGCCAGTGGCAGACCCTCTTCTACAACCAGCGGTACTCCAACACCGTGCTGCACTCCGGCCCCGACGACGTCAACCCCCAGGCCCGGGGCACCCGGGTCCCCGACTTCGTGAAGCTGTCGGAGGCCATGGGCTGCTACGCCATCCGCTGCGAGGACCCGGCCGACCTCGACAAGGTCATCGAGGAGGCGAACTCGATCAACGACCGCCCGGTCGTCGTCGACTTCATCGTCCACGAGGACGCGATGGTGTGGCCGATGGTCGCCGCCGGCACCTCCAACGACGAGATCATGGCCGCACGGGACGTCCGCCCGGACTTCGGCGACAACGAAGACGACTGA
- a CDS encoding DUF6191 domain-containing protein has product MFNVFEELFAPGRKHTRDEQNRLELTREDVGDGDPGRGPIDLASGKVVVRPPEPTQDEQPAPEGPR; this is encoded by the coding sequence GTGTTCAACGTCTTCGAGGAACTGTTCGCACCCGGCCGCAAGCACACCCGGGACGAACAGAACCGCCTGGAACTGACCCGGGAGGACGTGGGCGACGGCGACCCGGGCCGCGGCCCGATAGACCTCGCCTCCGGGAAGGTGGTGGTACGGCCACCGGAGCCCACGCAGGACGAGCAGCCGGCGCCCGAGGGGCCGCGTTAG